One Campylobacter pinnipediorum subsp. caledonicus genomic window carries:
- a CDS encoding OmpP1/FadL family transporter — protein MFKKVVFGTVAFASLLNAAGYKVPEQSSDAVSLLSSNIATSFGADAAYYNPANMMFLPENRHYFEANLAWFHINSVKFNSNNSKSYKSNKFDSLASTMHSVSPEYYENFRFGMSLAVPAGVGISWDDPDTAFTAKRFKLKVVELNPSVAYRVSDNFAVATGLRVAYTKGMLANELYGLGDRALHGDGVDFGYNLALTYKPTPNWSLAATYRSKIDLDIKGNSKINVKKLGINYNGKVEVNIPLPAQLALATSYKIQDTTLMFSYERTYWSKFTGYDFEYPGRNPIQNKLAEGFFQLAFDNKVIRDYRDTNTYRFGVAHDATDRLRLMAGFVYDQKAAKNKQSVSLELPDTTSLAYSLGLNYKINDNLELSLGGLYQDRKKNDSSIKMAKLDNGMPMPFNQDGEISKAAIWIINSGIKYKF, from the coding sequence ATGTTTAAAAAAGTTGTTTTTGGCACTGTTGCTTTTGCTTCTTTACTAAATGCAGCTGGATATAAGGTGCCCGAACAAAGTTCAGATGCCGTATCGCTTCTATCAAGCAATATTGCTACTAGTTTTGGTGCAGATGCGGCATACTATAACCCTGCTAATATGATGTTTTTGCCAGAAAATAGGCACTATTTTGAGGCTAATTTGGCATGGTTTCATATAAATTCAGTGAAATTTAATTCAAATAATTCAAAAAGTTACAAATCTAATAAGTTTGATTCGCTTGCAAGCACTATGCATTCTGTCTCACCAGAATATTATGAAAATTTTCGTTTTGGTATGAGTTTGGCTGTCCCTGCTGGTGTTGGAATATCATGGGATGACCCGGATACTGCCTTTACAGCAAAAAGATTTAAACTAAAAGTTGTTGAATTAAATCCTAGTGTTGCTTATAGGGTTAGTGATAATTTTGCGGTTGCTACTGGTCTTAGAGTTGCTTATACAAAAGGAATGCTAGCAAATGAATTATATGGATTAGGCGATCGTGCTTTACATGGTGATGGAGTGGATTTTGGATACAATCTCGCCCTGACATACAAACCAACACCTAATTGGTCTTTGGCTGCAACATATCGTTCTAAGATAGATTTAGACATAAAAGGTAATTCTAAAATAAACGTAAAAAAACTTGGTATAAACTATAATGGAAAAGTTGAAGTAAATATACCTCTTCCAGCTCAACTGGCATTAGCAACATCTTATAAGATACAAGATACAACCTTGATGTTTTCATATGAAAGAACATATTGGTCTAAATTTACGGGGTATGATTTTGAATATCCTGGAAGAAACCCTATACAAAATAAATTAGCAGAAGGTTTTTTTCAATTAGCGTTTGACAATAAAGTTATAAGAGATTATAGAGATACAAATACATATCGTTTTGGCGTAGCTCATGATGCGACTGACAGATTAAGACTGATGGCTGGTTTTGTCTATGATCAAAAAGCAGCCAAGAACAAGCAGAGTGTAAGTCTTGAACTACCAGACACTACTTCTTTGGCTTATTCTTTGGGTCTAAATTATAAAATCAATGATAATTTAGAGTTATCATTAGGCGGACTTTACCAAGATAGAAAGAAAAATGATTCGAGTATAAAAATGGCAAAGTTAGACAACGGTATGCCAATGCCTTTTAATCAGGATGGCGAAATATCAAAAGCTGCTATATGGATAATAAATAGCGGCATTAAATATAAATTCTAG
- a CDS encoding long-chain-fatty-acid--CoA ligase, producing MIYKYQNLYENLEVIVKANPKSVAIFEDNKKISYKELKNKIDKVGAYLENAGIRHGDKVGILITNSQEFIISYYAITAIGAVAVPLNTFLKSDEIKYILKDCEAKALFLSTSFQKELQKVDDMSISNFIWAGGVPKTFTKTDLLYTQSCNEDTESLYLENETDETIKHICFEELYTFPKEIDFVKKPILDDLCHIIYTSGTTGKPKGAMITYKNIFSNVVKTSERFKASKKDRFVVFLPMFHSFTLTLMVILPLCYGSSIILVKSVFPFSNVLKQTLLKRATIFLGVPAIYTAIGKAKIPWYFKWFNNVRLFVCGAAPLAKQTIDDFSAKFPRASLVEGYGLSECSPVVASNLYEKQKPLSVGIPLDGYKVKIVNDEMVEIPIGQVGEIIVKGDCVMKGYYGMDNSDVIINGWLRTGDLGKIDEDGFIYIVDRKKDLIISKGINIYPREIEEVIYQLEEVEAAAVIGVSDEHADEEVVAFVQLKEGMNIDEKYLKKYLKKYLANFKIPKNIYFSEELPRNATGKVLKRVLKEQLKDKI from the coding sequence ATGATCTATAAATATCAAAATCTATATGAAAATTTAGAGGTAATAGTTAAAGCTAATCCAAAATCTGTTGCTATATTTGAAGACAATAAAAAAATAAGCTATAAAGAGCTTAAAAATAAGATAGATAAGGTAGGTGCTTATCTTGAAAATGCAGGTATTAGACATGGAGATAAGGTTGGAATTTTAATTACTAACTCGCAAGAGTTTATAATTAGCTATTATGCTATTACTGCTATCGGAGCAGTTGCGGTTCCATTAAATACATTTTTAAAATCAGATGAAATAAAATATATCCTTAAAGATTGTGAAGCTAAAGCACTATTCTTATCCACCTCTTTTCAAAAAGAACTGCAAAAAGTAGATGATATGTCTATAAGTAATTTTATATGGGCGGGTGGAGTTCCAAAAACATTTACAAAAACTGATCTTTTGTATACACAATCTTGCAATGAAGATACTGAAAGTTTGTATCTTGAAAATGAAACTGATGAGACTATAAAGCATATTTGCTTTGAAGAGCTTTACACTTTTCCTAAAGAAATAGATTTTGTCAAAAAACCTATACTTGATGATTTGTGTCATATTATATACACATCAGGTACAACTGGAAAACCAAAAGGCGCTATGATCACATACAAAAATATTTTTTCAAACGTAGTTAAAACAAGCGAACGTTTTAAGGCATCTAAAAAAGATAGATTTGTTGTATTTTTACCTATGTTTCATAGTTTTACTTTAACATTAATGGTTATACTTCCTTTATGTTATGGTTCATCCATCATCCTTGTAAAATCTGTTTTTCCATTTTCAAATGTTTTAAAACAAACATTATTAAAAAGAGCAACTATATTTTTAGGTGTTCCGGCAATTTATACGGCTATAGGAAAGGCTAAAATTCCATGGTATTTTAAATGGTTTAACAATGTTCGTCTTTTTGTGTGTGGTGCCGCACCTTTAGCAAAACAAACTATTGATGATTTTAGTGCTAAATTTCCAAGAGCAAGTCTTGTGGAGGGCTATGGTCTTAGCGAATGCTCTCCTGTTGTTGCATCAAATTTATATGAAAAACAAAAACCACTTAGTGTTGGAATTCCGCTTGATGGCTATAAGGTTAAGATAGTTAATGATGAGATGGTAGAGATTCCAATTGGTCAAGTTGGTGAGATAATAGTAAAAGGTGATTGTGTTATGAAGGGCTATTATGGTATGGATAATAGTGATGTCATAATAAACGGATGGCTAAGAACTGGCGATCTTGGCAAGATTGATGAAGATGGTTTTATATATATAGTTGATAGGAAAAAAGACCTTATTATATCAAAGGGAATAAATATATACCCAAGAGAAATTGAAGAGGTTATTTATCAGCTTGAAGAGGTTGAGGCTGCTGCTGTTATAGGCGTTAGCGATGAACATGCTGATGAGGAAGTTGTTGCTTTTGTCCAGTTAAAAGAAGGTATGAATATTGACGAGAAATATCTTAAAAAATATCTTAAAAAATATCTTGCTAATTTTAAAATTCCTAAAAATATTTATTTTTCAGAGGAACTTCCTAGAAATGCAACAGGAAAGGTTTTAAAACGAGTTTTAAAAGAGCAATTAAAGGATAAAATTTAG
- a CDS encoding ATP-binding protein, with protein sequence MQYLIDFLNSNEKDIGISKILNTSEDQTKILRHLSKSYVDGVFSLSVFDILSSVFTIENFNHIEHLKDIKSLIENGWIVQNFGVFRTEQKMSQSLLPLLNCEVSLSLNFLKILEDGDLNLELPNAVAYDENLQYLKDQFLRIELYEKKSLLSAKSEVRLKINNQISKLEDYIKQRIELSKIDIVTEQIFKDNTLNEKEELVFLTLLRQEYSNDFENQREVDNLISLVSEDEFECVKNRSLLDDNSKLLDSGLIEYDEILNSYSTISKNFFINEDVLQSIMHPKNSKKEKKIKVDSIIKDYQIFELIEPTTNINDVVLNEKTKELLDTILKQVDKKVLNRLNSWGIKNRKSIDAKIIFYGEAGTGKTMSAVSLAKSLKKQVLSFDCSKILSKYVGESEQNVRKIFDSYNEICKKTKTEPVLLLNEADQFLSTRIESSSGAEKMHNQMQNIFLEQIERFNGVLIATTNFLQTLDSAFSRRFDYKIEFKKPDFDSRLAIWRKVLPQNADFEDNFDIKNLAKYNLSGAQIVLIMKNTALKVAVKDEPIFLFDDFKSTIERELNSAFGEDKKVGFGS encoded by the coding sequence GTGCAATATTTGATTGATTTTTTAAATTCCAATGAAAAAGATATTGGAATTTCAAAAATATTAAATACAAGTGAAGATCAAACAAAAATATTAAGACACTTGAGTAAAAGCTATGTTGATGGGGTTTTTTCATTGTCTGTTTTTGATATTTTAAGCTCTGTTTTTACAATAGAAAATTTTAACCACATTGAACATCTTAAAGACATAAAGTCTCTTATAGAAAATGGTTGGATTGTTCAAAATTTTGGTGTTTTCAGAACAGAACAAAAGATGAGCCAATCTTTACTACCTCTTTTAAATTGCGAAGTTTCTCTATCTTTAAACTTTTTAAAAATACTAGAAGATGGCGATTTGAATCTTGAGTTACCAAATGCTGTGGCTTATGATGAAAATTTACAATACCTAAAAGATCAATTTCTAAGAATTGAATTATATGAAAAAAAATCACTGCTATCGGCAAAAAGTGAAGTAAGGTTAAAGATAAATAATCAGATATCAAAACTAGAAGATTATATAAAACAAAGAATTGAATTAAGCAAAATAGATATCGTTACAGAACAAATTTTTAAAGACAATACTTTAAATGAAAAAGAAGAACTTGTTTTTCTAACTCTTTTAAGGCAAGAGTATAGCAATGATTTTGAAAATCAAAGAGAAGTAGACAATCTAATATCATTAGTTAGCGAAGATGAGTTTGAATGCGTAAAAAATCGATCACTTTTAGATGATAACTCAAAATTGCTCGATAGTGGACTTATTGAATACGATGAAATTTTAAACTCATATTCTACTATAAGCAAGAATTTTTTTATAAATGAAGATGTGCTTCAAAGTATTATGCACCCCAAAAACTCAAAAAAAGAGAAAAAAATAAAAGTTGATAGCATAATCAAAGATTATCAGATATTTGAGCTTATAGAACCAACAACAAATATAAACGATGTGGTTTTAAACGAAAAGACAAAAGAGCTTTTGGATACAATACTAAAACAAGTTGATAAAAAGGTTCTTAATAGATTAAATAGCTGGGGTATAAAAAATAGAAAAAGCATAGATGCAAAAATCATTTTTTATGGTGAAGCTGGGACTGGTAAGACAATGAGTGCTGTTAGTCTTGCTAAGAGTCTTAAAAAGCAGGTACTTAGCTTTGATTGTTCTAAAATTTTAAGCAAATATGTTGGCGAGAGTGAACAAAATGTAAGAAAGATCTTTGATTCATATAATGAAATTTGTAAAAAAACAAAAACAGAGCCAGTACTACTTTTAAACGAAGCTGATCAGTTTTTAAGCACTAGAATAGAAAGTTCTAGTGGTGCTGAAAAAATGCATAATCAAATGCAAAATATATTTTTAGAGCAAATTGAAAGATTTAATGGCGTGCTTATAGCGACAACAAATTTTTTACAAACTCTTGATAGTGCTTTTTCTAGAAGATTTGATTATAAGATTGAGTTTAAAAAGCCTGATTTTGATTCTAGGCTTGCTATATGGCGTAAGGTTTTACCACAAAATGCTGACTTTGAAGATAATTTTGATATAAAAAACCTTGCTAAATACAATTTAAGCGGTGCTCAAATAGTTCTTATTATGAAAAATACAGCATTGAAAGTAGCAGTAAAAGATGAGCCAATATTTTTATTTGATGATTTTAAAAGCACAATAGAAAGAGAGTTAAACTCTGCTTTTGGTGAAGATAAAAAAGTTGGATTTGGTTCTTAA
- the secG gene encoding preprotein translocase subunit SecG — protein MSSLFLILQFVLAVIITIAVLLQKSSSIGLGAYSGSNESLFGAKGPAGFLAKFTFIAAVLFILNTLTLGYSYNKEMKKSLFDNIDTKTLNIPKAAEQKETSAPAAPEK, from the coding sequence GTGAGTTCTTTATTTTTAATTTTACAATTTGTATTAGCTGTAATTATAACAATAGCAGTTTTACTACAAAAAAGCTCTTCAATAGGCTTAGGTGCATACAGCGGTAGCAATGAAAGTTTGTTTGGGGCAAAAGGTCCTGCTGGATTTTTAGCGAAATTTACATTTATAGCTGCGGTTTTGTTTATACTAAACACATTAACTCTTGGATATTCTTACAACAAAGAGATGAAAAAATCTTTATTTGACAATATAGATACAAAAACATTAAATATCCCTAAAGCAGCTGAACAAAAAGAAACTTCTGCACCAGCAGCGCCTGAAAAATAA
- the frr gene encoding ribosome recycling factor encodes MINDIYKNQKENNDKALVALKRDFTTLRTGKVNINILDHVYVDYYGTPTALNQVATVIATDASTITITPWEKTMIKEISTAIQAANIGVNPNSDGDSVKLFFPPMTMEQRKENAKQAKAMGEKAKVSIRNVRKDANDEVKKLEKEKAVSEDEIKKAQDEIQKITDDYNSKIDAIVKEKEAELLKV; translated from the coding sequence ATGATAAATGATATTTATAAAAATCAAAAGGAAAATAACGACAAAGCATTAGTTGCTTTAAAAAGAGATTTTACGACATTAAGAACTGGAAAAGTTAATATAAATATATTAGATCATGTTTATGTTGATTATTATGGAACACCAACAGCATTAAATCAAGTTGCTACGGTTATAGCGACAGATGCATCTACGATAACTATCACTCCTTGGGAAAAAACAATGATTAAAGAAATATCTACAGCTATCCAAGCTGCAAATATTGGTGTAAACCCAAATAGTGATGGTGATAGTGTTAAATTATTTTTCCCGCCTATGACTATGGAACAAAGAAAAGAGAATGCAAAACAAGCTAAAGCAATGGGAGAAAAAGCAAAAGTAAGCATCAGAAATGTAAGAAAAGATGCAAACGATGAAGTTAAAAAACTTGAAAAAGAAAAAGCAGTAAGCGAAGATGAGATAAAAAAAGCTCAAGATGAAATTCAAAAAATTACTGATGATTATAACTCCAAAATTGATGCTATAGTCAAAGAAAAAGAAGCAGAACTTTTAAAGGTATAA
- the pyrE gene encoding orotate phosphoribosyltransferase yields the protein MNIEKIYKECGAYLQGHFLLSSGKHSEFYLQSAKVLENPSLAGSLADELASIINNSGVEFDSVCSPALGGLLAGYELARASKKRFIFTERVEGKMSLRRGFEVLNGEKFIICEDIITTGGSALESAKIIEELGGVVVGFAALANRGFCKLTNLDTKSKPECKLPFNKPLFALGNFEFEIYDEENCPLCKNGTKAIKPGSRGNN from the coding sequence GTGAATATAGAAAAAATTTACAAAGAGTGCGGGGCATATTTACAGGGTCATTTCTTGCTTAGTAGTGGAAAGCACTCTGAGTTTTATCTGCAAAGTGCAAAAGTTCTTGAAAATCCATCTTTAGCTGGAAGCTTAGCGGATGAATTGGCTAGCATTATAAATAATTCAGGTGTTGAATTTGATAGTGTTTGTTCGCCAGCACTTGGTGGTTTGCTTGCCGGATATGAACTAGCAAGAGCTAGCAAGAAAAGGTTTATTTTTACCGAAAGAGTAGAAGGTAAAATGTCTTTAAGGCGTGGATTTGAAGTTTTAAATGGAGAAAAATTTATAATTTGCGAAGACATTATTACGACTGGTGGTTCTGCCTTAGAAAGTGCAAAAATTATTGAAGAACTTGGCGGAGTTGTTGTTGGTTTTGCAGCTTTAGCAAATAGAGGATTTTGTAAATTAACAAATTTAGATACGAAGTCAAAACCGGAATGCAAACTACCATTTAATAAGCCACTATTTGCACTTGGTAATTTTGAGTTTGAAATTTACGATGAAGAAAATTGTCCCCTTTGTAAAAATGGCACAAAAGCCATAAAGCCTGGAAGTAGAGGTAACAACTAA
- a CDS encoding RDD family protein, with protein sequence MAQKAKAKIAPISLRIKAFIVDTFMILMPILYITTYIILDGKEDFQNSQIAIFACNAMFCIVLSIFFAKLAQTPGYKSQQIYLISLKSGKKITFFQAVFRYICFVFAGCSIVGLLLCFFRKDRLNLHDLMTKTAAVLPNSKAK encoded by the coding sequence TTGGCACAAAAAGCCAAAGCAAAAATTGCTCCTATTAGCCTAAGAATCAAAGCTTTCATTGTTGATACGTTTATGATTCTTATGCCTATTTTATATATCACAACATACATAATACTAGATGGAAAAGAAGACTTTCAAAACTCTCAAATAGCAATCTTTGCTTGCAATGCAATGTTTTGTATTGTACTATCTATATTTTTTGCAAAATTAGCACAAACACCTGGTTATAAGTCACAACAAATATATCTAATAAGTTTAAAAAGTGGGAAAAAGATAACATTTTTTCAAGCAGTTTTTAGATACATATGTTTTGTATTTGCTGGATGTAGCATAGTTGGTTTATTGCTTTGTTTTTTTAGAAAAGATAGATTAAATTTGCATGACTTGATGACAAAAACAGCGGCAGTATTACCAAATAGCAAAGCAAAATAA
- the tpx gene encoding thiol peroxidase → MTKFQGNPVKLFGTQIKVGDKAPAVEVVGKDLNAIKIGEAGKTQVVVVVPSLDTPVCASEARKFNEKAASKTGVEVVVVSMDLPFAMGRFCTTEGIENVQVGSDFRGAEFGKAYGVLIEDSVLKGLLARAIFVLKDGKVAYTQIVPEVTEEPDYEAVFAAL, encoded by the coding sequence ATGACAAAATTTCAAGGAAACCCAGTAAAATTATTCGGAACACAAATTAAAGTAGGTGACAAAGCACCAGCAGTAGAAGTAGTAGGAAAAGATCTTAACGCTATTAAAATCGGCGAGGCTGGCAAAACTCAAGTAGTTGTAGTAGTGCCTTCGCTAGATACTCCTGTATGTGCTTCAGAAGCTCGCAAATTTAATGAAAAAGCTGCAAGCAAGACTGGTGTAGAGGTTGTTGTTGTAAGCATGGACTTACCGTTTGCTATGGGTCGTTTCTGCACCACAGAAGGCATAGAAAATGTACAAGTAGGTAGTGACTTTAGAGGTGCTGAGTTTGGTAAAGCCTATGGTGTTCTTATTGAAGATTCTGTTCTTAAAGGTTTGCTTGCTCGTGCTATTTTTGTTCTTAAGGATGGTAAAGTAGCATATACCCAAATAGTTCCTGAAGTAACAGAAGAACCTGATTACGAAGCAGTTTTCGCTGCTCTATAA
- a CDS encoding shikimate dehydrogenase produces MKLFAVIGNPITHSISPILHNKAMLDLGLECSYSRFELSNGSDIISKFKALSLSGANVTVPYKEFALNLSDKVCDTAKAIGSANTLVLKNQKIYAYNTDADGFLKSIKDFKGIKKALVIGAGGTAKAISYILNKNDIEVCILNRSKHRFSDFINFRCYDWTDFKSEQFDIVVNTTSAGLKDDSLCTPIELLEQVLCDSQFAFDVIYGKKTPFLKLADKYNLTYKDGKDMLLFQAVLAFNLFFDNAFDEEKIEKSMREVLNLKL; encoded by the coding sequence ATGAAATTATTTGCTGTTATTGGTAATCCAATAACACACTCCATATCGCCTATTTTGCACAATAAGGCGATGTTGGATTTAGGATTAGAGTGTTCATACTCTAGGTTTGAATTATCTAACGGTAGCGATATTATTTCTAAATTTAAAGCACTCTCTTTATCTGGTGCAAATGTTACAGTTCCATATAAAGAGTTTGCTCTAAATTTAAGCGATAAAGTTTGCGATACAGCAAAAGCAATAGGTTCCGCAAATACACTTGTTTTAAAAAATCAAAAAATATATGCATACAATACAGATGCTGATGGTTTTTTAAAGTCGATAAAAGATTTTAAAGGCATAAAAAAAGCATTAGTAATAGGTGCTGGTGGGACAGCAAAAGCCATATCTTATATACTTAATAAAAATGATATAGAAGTTTGTATTTTAAATAGGAGTAAGCATAGATTTTCTGATTTTATAAATTTTAGATGTTATGATTGGACAGATTTTAAATCAGAGCAATTTGATATAGTTGTAAATACAACATCTGCTGGTTTAAAAGATGATAGTTTATGTACACCTATAGAATTGTTAGAACAAGTTTTATGTGATAGTCAATTTGCATTTGATGTCATATATGGTAAAAAAACACCTTTTTTAAAACTCGCAGACAAATACAATCTTACATATAAAGATGGCAAGGATATGCTATTGTTTCAAGCTGTATTAGCTTTTAATTTGTTCTTCGATAATGCTTTTGATGAAGAAAAAATAGAAAAATCAATGAGAGAAGTTTTAAATCTTAAATTATAA